GGCCCAGCCATAACGCACGGCGACCGGTTCGGCGACGTCGGGGCAACTGACCACCACCTGCTCGCCGCGAATCTCGGCGTTGGCCTTGTGGAACTTCTGGTCCTTGCCGGCGATGGTGAAGCCTTCGAGCTTGTCTCCCGACGCGACGAGGCCGCCAGCGACATGATCGAAGTTCAGCACGGCCTCGGCGCCTTTGAATTCGGCATCGCGGTATGCGGGTCCGGAGTAGGCGACGTCTTTGCCATAGGCCTTGGCAAGCGCGGCCAGCGCAAGACGTTCGCCGACCGGCTTTTTGGCCTTGGGGTGAATGTCGGTTTCGTCGCCGACATCGGTGATGACGGCCATGCCGGTATTGGGAGATTGCTTGAGGGTGTGCCGCTGCGCCTCGCGCAGCTCAGCCCATTGACTGTCTCTTGGCTCGTCCACCTTCTTCATGAACGGCGCCAACTGCACAAAGAGGAACGGGAAGTCGCCTTGATTCCACGCCTGGCGCCAGTTGGCGATCATGGTGGGAAACAGCGTGAAGTATTGCGCGGCGCGGCCGGCGTTCGACTCGCCTTGGTACCAGATAGCGCCGCTGATGGCGTACGGCAGCAAGGGATGGATCATCGCGTTGTAGAGGCCCGTGGGACGCTGCACCGCCGTGGTGCCGGCGGGGGGCATGTCGAGCAGCGATTTCAGTTCGGGCACGGCTGCCAGCGCCTCGCGACTGGTCCAGGCCTCGGCTGGGGTGCCGCCGTAGGACGTGTTGATGATGCCGACTGGCACTTCGAGCTTGGATTGAAGCATCTGCCCAAAGTGGTAAGCGACCGCGGAAAACTCGGGCACGGTCTGCGGACCGCACTCGACCCAGGCCGCATCGACAGTCGACTGCGGCTCGTCGGTGGCCACGCGGGGGACGGTGAACAGGCGCAAGTTGGGGTTGGCCGATTCGGCGATGGTCTTATCAGGATCGGCGCTCTGTTTGACCGACCACTGCATGTTGGATTGACCGCTGGCGATCCAGACCTCACCGACCAGGATGTTCTTGAGCGTGATGGTGTTCTCACCGGCGATGGTCATTTCGAAGGGGCCGCCGGGCTTCAAGTTCTCTAGCGCGACCTGCCAGCGTCCATCCTTGGCCTTGGCGGTGACGGTTTGGTCCTGGAACTTGACGATGACCTCCTCTCCCTCGTTGGCCGTGCCCCAGACCGGAACCTTGCGGCCTTGTTGCAGCACGGCGTTGTCTGAGAAGAGGGGGTTGGGTTTGACAGCGGCGTGGGCGTCGGCCGCCAGCAGCAGTAGGGCGGCGAGCAGCGGCAGTTGATAGCGACAGACGAACGAAAGCGGGCGGATCATGTGCATCCCCTGATTGCGGCTTGGATAGTTCGCCCCGATAGGTACAGAAGCCCTTTGATAATCGGATCAGGCGCAAGCCACAAGTCGGCGGCGTGAAAGGAACGCGCAGCGGGCCAATTGGCGACTGGACAATTAAAGACTGGCAATATCGGCCGGCGTGATGCGGCCATCGTGCAAGGCGGAGGCGACCAGCGCGGCGTCGCAGCCGGCATTGGCGATGCGCGCCAGGTCTTGCAAGTCGCGCACACCGCCCCCCGTGGTGATTTCGAGCGTGGGGTATTCGCGCTTGAGCGCGGCGCAAAGCTCCAAAGTGGATAGCCCCGCGCCGACGCCGACTTGCGCCAGGTCGAGCACGATCAGGCGGCGCACACCGCACTGGATGGCGCGCTGGGCAATTTGTCGAGGCGAAAGCTCCGCAAGCTGTGGAGACTGGACCAGCGGCCGTCCCTGCTTGAGATCGAGACTGAAGACCAGTCGCTCGGCGCCGAGAAGAGTGACTAGCTCGGAGAGCAGGTCGAGATTGGACAGCGATTCCAGCCCGGCGATGACGCCGGCCAGAGGGTGGCTCCAGTCGGCCAGTTGCCGGGCGCGAAGGAGTGTATCGACTCCGGCATCGACCCACAGCGCGAGGCCGAGTGACGAAAGCTGCTGGTAAATATTCCACGCGGGCATGTGGCCGGCGATGGCGTCGAGGTCGGCCAGATAAAGCTCGCGAAAATCAAACCGCGCGGCCAGCGCCGACGCGACGGCGACCGGTTGGCTCGAAGCGCAAAGCGCGCTTTGGATGGGTCGATATTGATCTCGCTGGCCGGCGACGCCGCGGACCACCTGGCCCCCCATCAAGTCGATGACTGGAATGATTCGCATGTGCGGCGCAAGTTGTTGTGTGAGCAAAACTCCGGTTGGGCGACACATTTTAGCGTTGGCGTATGCGGCTTGCCGACCGGCGCGGGGTGTGGAACACTTATCGTTAATTGACTACTAACCGTCTGCCGTTTGA
This Pirellulales bacterium DNA region includes the following protein-coding sequences:
- a CDS encoding sialate O-acetylesterase; amino-acid sequence: MIRPLSFVCRYQLPLLAALLLLAADAHAAVKPNPLFSDNAVLQQGRKVPVWGTANEGEEVIVKFQDQTVTAKAKDGRWQVALENLKPGGPFEMTIAGENTITLKNILVGEVWIASGQSNMQWSVKQSADPDKTIAESANPNLRLFTVPRVATDEPQSTVDAAWVECGPQTVPEFSAVAYHFGQMLQSKLEVPVGIINTSYGGTPAEAWTSREALAAVPELKSLLDMPPAGTTAVQRPTGLYNAMIHPLLPYAISGAIWYQGESNAGRAAQYFTLFPTMIANWRQAWNQGDFPFLFVQLAPFMKKVDEPRDSQWAELREAQRHTLKQSPNTGMAVITDVGDETDIHPKAKKPVGERLALAALAKAYGKDVAYSGPAYRDAEFKGAEAVLNFDHVAGGLVASGDKLEGFTIAGKDQKFHKANAEIRGEQVVVSCPDVAEPVAVRYGWADYPVVNLANQAGLLASPFRTDDFPLTTAPKPTQ